A single Salminus brasiliensis chromosome 20, fSalBra1.hap2, whole genome shotgun sequence DNA region contains:
- the LOC140541947 gene encoding cyclin-O yields MSNFSDSGFEEDLQSPSPSKHAAVSWLREQDERLTADWHEMNYDESCFIIQQNNEEKFLALDCLARQPQITAEARCKLVSWLLAVYKHFSLSFESCCLAVNIMDRFLATTSVAADCFQLLGITALLIATKHVEVCSPRIKQLLSLCCNSFSREQLCNLECLILLRLNFRLAAPTLAFFLDYFISKELSWHRSDGRHGQIFSVHEGSNCNDFKPTEDQLSTMKRYKCFARKVCELSLADYAFNKYQPSVIVQSAINLTKDLLRRHTSTLEMVDLLSIGGHESEGSFNHSVTQQCTEELKLLVSLNQESIQNLLAL; encoded by the exons ATGTCCAATTTCAGCGATTCAGGCTTCGAAGAGGACCTACAAAGCCCTTCTCCATCCAAACACGCAGCAGTATCGTGGCTAAGAGAGCAGGACGAGAGACTGACAGCTGACTGGCATGAGATGAACTACGACGAGAGCTGCTTCATCATTCAGCAAAACAACGAGGAGAAGTTCCTCGCTCTTGACTGTTTGGCTCGTCAACCACAG ATTACGGCAGAAGCGCGGTGCAAACTGGTCAGCTGGCTTCTAGCAGTTTATAAACACTTCAGCCTCTCCTTTGAATCCTGTTGCTTGGCAGTGAACATAATGGACCGTTTTTTGGCCACCACGTCTGTGGCTGCGGACTGCTTCCAGCTGCTGGGCATCACGGCCTTGCTGATTGCAACAAAACAT GTGGAGGTGTGCTCCCCTCGCATCAAGCAGCTGCTCTCACTCTGTTGCAACTCCTTCTCCAGAGAGCAGCTGTGCAACCTAGAATGTCTCATTCTTCTCAGACTCAACTTTCGCTTGGCTGCACCAACTCTCGCTTTCTTCCTCGACTACTTTATCAGTAAGGAGTTATCCTGGCATAGATCTGATGGAAGGCATGGTCAAATCTTCAGTGTTCACGAGGGCAGCAACTGCAACGACTTTAAACCTACTGAGGACCAACTGTCCACTATGAAAAGGTATAAATGCTTTGCCCGCAAAGTCTGTGAGCTAAGTCTGGCAGACTACGCTTTCAACAAGTATCAGCCCTCGGTGATTGTGCAGAGCGCAATAAATCTGACAAAGGACCTGTTAAGAAGACACACTAGCACCCTTGAGATGGTAGACTTGCTCTCTATTGGAGGCCACGAGTCGGAAGGCTCATTCAATCATTCTGTAACTCAACAATGCACTGAAGAACTTAAGTTGTTGGTATCCCTCAATCAAGAGTCAATTCAGAACTTACTAGCACTCTGA